A genomic stretch from Solanum stenotomum isolate F172 chromosome 8, ASM1918654v1, whole genome shotgun sequence includes:
- the LOC125874827 gene encoding uncharacterized protein LOC125874827, which yields MGMLYRKPQMLLKKTFQKTKNLFFKTLHNLNSLLFKSHHKLPKVCHFNPFFSRSNRIPNSIIQELDDFYRDFPQQWECSNQNEVPQRKSIREESVNNTMKEQREKMEDAFLRNTSKGEVLVQKMKELEMMDEEDLDQMMDIKEVLYYYSYLKCPVYLDIVDRYFMDMYNELSLPQTFINVNS from the coding sequence ATGGGGATGTTGTACAGAAAGCCACAAATGCTCCttaagaaaacctttcaaaaGACCAAGAACCTCTTCTTCAAAACACTACATAATCTCAATTCATTACTCTTTAAAAGTCACCACAAGTTACCTAAAGTTTGTCACTTCAATCCCTTCTTCTCTCGTAGCAACCGAATTCCTAACAGCATTATTCAGGAATTGGATGATTTCTACAGAGACTTTCCTCAACAATGGGAATGTAGTAACCAAAACGAAGTTCCACAGAGAAAGAGCATTCGCGAAGAATCAGTAAACAACACAATGAAAGAACAGAGAGAAAAAATGGAAGATGCATTCCTTCGAAACACAAGTAAAGGTGAGGTATTAGTACAGAAGATGAAGGAACTAGAGATGATGGATGAGGAAGATTTGGATCAAATGATGGACATAAAAGAAGTTCTCTACTATTACTCTTACCTAAAATGTCCAGTTTACCTTGACATTGTTGACAGGTATTTCATGGACATGTATAATGAGTTATCACTTCCACAGACATTCATCAATGTCAACAGTTAA